The proteins below come from a single bacterium genomic window:
- a CDS encoding bifunctional metallophosphatase/5'-nucleotidase, which yields MKTIFFCICLLLYGAHHPAITQSLHIVATGDTKGYLFEENVEFGKSGGILERQAAINQLQSAYGRQNMLLFDTGDALGYYYLTTASHGRIVLDKMRDIGYDAMVVGNHEFDFGKDVLKAYVDDPSYPSILGANVLGADSLPYLQPYKIVEKAGLRVGIIGVTDPAITQSVLEEKMAGIIIADPSAAIRVYIDEVREQSDAIVLLTHLSEEENNDFAREFPEINVIIGKSSYIAPDRFSSVRVSDRFETFVFSVDKFGRNIPHITMEVQDRKIHDVQSVEVIELASETIYVDPAMQAAFEEEVELAYAEHCETAYGLGPSSSILKKNWMGNKDLRDYMMAMMLFKANAEIAVINDRFFDFDNYIANAVQTDTLTVRDFERIFWIENDIVTLRIKGEDILKIIKRSDESRTKYNDRFVHLKAVNSTGKTDGFNVHGRAVLADQFYTVVTSNFLANGGDGYNEFLRGTRKQEHFALTKDGWRQQAEGKLLPIRKTFIEYLIENKDRNIPRRFDHPVWFMTMRKIGFQAENKTKKNDALYKDYSINELQGEEKVAVSSSLDMKLTRWTRDLIIENYIKSEYGRIKLGNDPYRESDDNWSVESLVALPLIEQPIVSSVAVYPYAASKFQSEFTADQGPRKKDLYIHTGAAFSDFWNFSENRVGLVHLTRIEGNERRIGNFGVGVHSLFSNTRGNYGNFSEFEFIYFFTKAKKKKSVAEADSASSNTRSLRFNWSSLIAIERFKNFYFNPGVNFFAYKGYGRDKWAYSVALQFGLVFTAGWKFW from the coding sequence ATGAAGACTATATTTTTTTGTATATGCCTTTTACTCTATGGCGCGCATCATCCCGCCATCACGCAGAGTCTGCACATTGTCGCTACCGGTGATACCAAAGGTTATCTTTTTGAAGAGAATGTCGAATTTGGCAAATCGGGCGGGATACTGGAACGTCAGGCTGCGATAAACCAGCTCCAATCGGCTTATGGTCGTCAGAATATGCTCCTTTTCGATACCGGCGATGCGCTGGGGTATTATTATTTGACGACGGCTTCGCACGGTCGCATTGTTTTGGATAAAATGCGGGATATCGGCTATGACGCGATGGTGGTGGGTAATCACGAATTTGATTTTGGAAAAGATGTGCTCAAAGCGTATGTGGATGACCCTTCGTATCCGTCCATTCTCGGCGCCAATGTTTTAGGCGCGGACTCACTGCCGTATTTGCAGCCGTATAAGATCGTCGAAAAAGCCGGGCTGCGCGTTGGTATTATCGGCGTGACGGATCCGGCAATAACACAAAGTGTACTTGAGGAAAAAATGGCCGGCATTATCATTGCCGATCCCAGTGCGGCGATCCGTGTGTATATAGACGAAGTGCGCGAACAATCGGATGCCATTGTTCTTTTGACGCATCTTTCGGAAGAAGAGAACAATGATTTTGCACGCGAATTTCCAGAAATCAACGTGATTATCGGTAAATCCAGCTATATCGCACCGGATCGTTTTAGTTCGGTACGCGTTAGTGATCGTTTTGAGACGTTTGTGTTTTCGGTGGATAAATTTGGCCGCAACATACCGCACATTACGATGGAAGTGCAAGATCGCAAAATACATGATGTGCAGAGCGTCGAAGTGATCGAACTGGCCTCCGAAACGATTTACGTGGATCCGGCGATGCAGGCGGCGTTTGAAGAAGAAGTGGAACTGGCCTATGCCGAACACTGTGAAACCGCGTATGGATTGGGCCCGTCGTCTTCTATTTTAAAAAAGAATTGGATGGGCAATAAAGATCTGCGCGATTATATGATGGCGATGATGCTTTTTAAAGCGAATGCGGAGATCGCCGTGATCAATGACCGCTTTTTTGATTTTGATAATTATATCGCCAATGCCGTACAAACGGACACCCTGACGGTACGGGATTTTGAGCGCATATTTTGGATCGAAAACGATATTGTCACACTCCGCATCAAAGGCGAGGATATTCTCAAAATCATAAAACGCAGCGATGAGAGCCGCACCAAATACAACGATCGTTTTGTACATCTCAAGGCGGTTAATTCGACGGGCAAAACGGATGGCTTCAATGTGCACGGGCGTGCGGTGTTAGCTGATCAATTTTACACGGTGGTCACTTCCAATTTTTTGGCCAACGGCGGCGACGGGTATAACGAATTTTTACGCGGCACGCGTAAACAGGAACATTTTGCGCTCACCAAAGACGGATGGCGTCAACAGGCCGAAGGAAAGCTGCTGCCGATACGAAAGACATTTATCGAATACCTGATCGAAAACAAAGACCGGAATATACCACGAAGATTTGATCATCCGGTGTGGTTTATGACGATGCGCAAGATCGGTTTCCAAGCGGAGAATAAAACAAAAAAGAATGATGCTCTGTATAAAGACTACTCCATCAACGAATTGCAAGGCGAAGAAAAAGTAGCGGTTTCCTCCTCGCTTGATATGAAACTGACCCGCTGGACGCGCGACCTCATTATAGAAAACTATATTAAATCGGAGTACGGCCGCATCAAGTTGGGTAATGATCCTTACCGCGAATCGGATGATAACTGGTCCGTCGAAAGTCTCGTGGCTTTGCCGCTCATCGAACAGCCTATCGTAAGTTCGGTAGCCGTATATCCTTATGCGGCGTCTAAATTTCAATCCGAATTTACGGCCGATCAGGGCCCGCGAAAGAAAGATTTATACATTCATACCGGGGCGGCGTTTTCGGATTTTTGGAATTTTTCCGAAAACCGCGTCGGGCTCGTCCATCTAACCCGGATCGAGGGTAATGAACGACGAATCGGCAATTTTGGTGTCGGTGTGCATTCGCTATTTTCCAATACACGCGGGAACTATGGTAATTTTTCTGAATTTGAATTCATCTATTTTTTTACCAAAGCCAAAAAGAAAAAAAGTGTGGCCGAAGCCGACAGCGCGTCATCCAATACGCGTTCTTTGCGGTTCAACTGGTCATCTCTTATCGCCATAGAGCGGTTTAAGAATTTTTATTTTAATCCCGGCGTGAATTTTTTTGCTTATAAAGGATACGGGCGAGACAAATGGGCGTATTCGGTGGCGTTGCAGTTTGGTCTCGTATTTACGGCAGGTTGGAAATTTTGGTAA